The proteins below come from a single Alnus glutinosa chromosome 9, dhAlnGlut1.1, whole genome shotgun sequence genomic window:
- the LOC133878627 gene encoding uncharacterized protein LOC133878627 isoform X2, which translates to METSATPTNASSSSSSSSSYNISSNSASYGIQAVASNIIQGPLSGLLEYSGILGGGGRAAGRSNSPETVDNNNNNNNNNNNNSSSNEPILPGSNPEEVVEEEVSIRIIGAEHEHFSAHQHIPANPAHVSDLTNSASTTRSYDVQRFVRWLEQILPFSLLLLLVFIRQHLQGFSVALWIAAVMFKSNDILRKQTALKEERKISVLLSISLVFMIHFVCVYWRYRGNNLLYPFLLLPPKAIPPFWHAVFIITINDIMVRHAAMAFKCLLLIHYKNGRGRDYRKQGQMLTLVEYLLLLYRALLPIPVWYKFFLNKEYGSLFSSLTTGLYLTFKLTSLVEKVQSFFAALRDMSHKEVHFGSYATSEQLNYRSMQQGISVLSARRRCMLRFCFAVNTYSAKTAYQNGLSEKERARCAGPW; encoded by the exons ATGGAGACGTCCGCAACACCCACcaatgcttcttcttcttcttcttcttcttcttcctacaATATTAGTAGTAATTCTGCAAGTTACGGAATTCAAGCGGTAGCTTCCAATATCATACAGGGGCCACTGAGTGGCCTGTTGGAGTATTCGGGTATTctgggaggaggaggaagagctGCAGGCAGGTCCAATTCTCCGGAAACtgttgataataataataataataataataataacaataataatagtaGTAGTAATGAACCAATTCTCCCGGGAAGCAATCCCGAGgaggtggtggaggaggaggtcTCCATCAGGATTATTGGTGCAGAGCACGAGCATTTCAGTGCTCATCAACACATTCCGGCAAATCCAGCACATGTATCGGATCTCACTAATTCTGCGAGCACCACCAGAAGCTACGATGTCCAGCGCTTCGTCCGCTGGTTAGAGCAGATTCTCCCTTTCTCTTTGCTTCTTTTGCTCGTCTTCATTCGTCAACATCTCCAAG GTTTTTCTGTCGCTCTTTGGATCGCTGCCGTCATGTTCAAATCTAATGATATTCTACGGAAGCAGACCGCTCTTAAG GAGGAGAGGAAAATCTCTGTTCTCCTAAGCATTTCTCTGGTGTTTATGATTCATTTCGTTTGTGTTTATTGGCGGTACCGGGGCAATAACCTGCTCTACCCGTTCCTATTGCTTCCCCCTAAAGCAATTCCTCCCTTTTGGCATGCTGTGTTCATCATCACGATAAATG ACATTATGGTGCGACATGCAGCAATGGCCTTCAAATGTTTACTTTTGATACATTACAAGAATGGTAGAGGCCGGGATTACCGTAAACAG GGTCAAATGCTGACTCTTGTTGAGTATCTCTTGCTACTCTACCGTGCTTTGTTGCCAATACCTGTTTGGTATAAGttctttttaaacaaagaatATGGAAGCCTTTTTTCTTCGTTAACTACAGGGTTATATTTAACCTTCAAGCTTACGTCACTTGTGGAGAAG GTCCAATCCTTTTTTGCTGCATTGAGGGACATGTCACATAAGGAGGTGCATTTCGGGTCTTATGCCACGTCTGAACAG TTGAACTACAGGTCAATGCAGCAGGGGATCTCTGTGCTATCTGCCAGGAGAAGATGCATGCTCCGATTTTGCTTCGCTGTAAACACATATTCTGCGAAGACTGCGTATCAGAATG GTTTGAGCGAGAAAGAACGTGCCCGTTGTGCCGGGCCTTGGTAA
- the LOC133878627 gene encoding uncharacterized protein LOC133878627 isoform X1, with protein sequence METSATPTNASSSSSSSSSYNISSNSASYGIQAVASNIIQGPLSGLLEYSGILGGGGRAAGRSNSPETVDNNNNNNNNNNNNSSSNEPILPGSNPEEVVEEEVSIRIIGAEHEHFSAHQHIPANPAHVSDLTNSASTTRSYDVQRFVRWLEQILPFSLLLLLVFIRQHLQGFSVALWIAAVMFKSNDILRKQTALKEERKISVLLSISLVFMIHFVCVYWRYRGNNLLYPFLLLPPKAIPPFWHAVFIITINDIMVRHAAMAFKCLLLIHYKNGRGRDYRKQGQMLTLVEYLLLLYRALLPIPVWYKFFLNKEYGSLFSSLTTGLYLTFKLTSLVEKVQSFFAALRDMSHKEVHFGSYATSEQVNAAGDLCAICQEKMHAPILLRCKHIFCEDCVSEWFERERTCPLCRALVKPADIKSYGDGSTSLFLQLF encoded by the exons ATGGAGACGTCCGCAACACCCACcaatgcttcttcttcttcttcttcttcttcttcctacaATATTAGTAGTAATTCTGCAAGTTACGGAATTCAAGCGGTAGCTTCCAATATCATACAGGGGCCACTGAGTGGCCTGTTGGAGTATTCGGGTATTctgggaggaggaggaagagctGCAGGCAGGTCCAATTCTCCGGAAACtgttgataataataataataataataataataacaataataatagtaGTAGTAATGAACCAATTCTCCCGGGAAGCAATCCCGAGgaggtggtggaggaggaggtcTCCATCAGGATTATTGGTGCAGAGCACGAGCATTTCAGTGCTCATCAACACATTCCGGCAAATCCAGCACATGTATCGGATCTCACTAATTCTGCGAGCACCACCAGAAGCTACGATGTCCAGCGCTTCGTCCGCTGGTTAGAGCAGATTCTCCCTTTCTCTTTGCTTCTTTTGCTCGTCTTCATTCGTCAACATCTCCAAG GTTTTTCTGTCGCTCTTTGGATCGCTGCCGTCATGTTCAAATCTAATGATATTCTACGGAAGCAGACCGCTCTTAAG GAGGAGAGGAAAATCTCTGTTCTCCTAAGCATTTCTCTGGTGTTTATGATTCATTTCGTTTGTGTTTATTGGCGGTACCGGGGCAATAACCTGCTCTACCCGTTCCTATTGCTTCCCCCTAAAGCAATTCCTCCCTTTTGGCATGCTGTGTTCATCATCACGATAAATG ACATTATGGTGCGACATGCAGCAATGGCCTTCAAATGTTTACTTTTGATACATTACAAGAATGGTAGAGGCCGGGATTACCGTAAACAG GGTCAAATGCTGACTCTTGTTGAGTATCTCTTGCTACTCTACCGTGCTTTGTTGCCAATACCTGTTTGGTATAAGttctttttaaacaaagaatATGGAAGCCTTTTTTCTTCGTTAACTACAGGGTTATATTTAACCTTCAAGCTTACGTCACTTGTGGAGAAG GTCCAATCCTTTTTTGCTGCATTGAGGGACATGTCACATAAGGAGGTGCATTTCGGGTCTTATGCCACGTCTGAACAG GTCAATGCAGCAGGGGATCTCTGTGCTATCTGCCAGGAGAAGATGCATGCTCCGATTTTGCTTCGCTGTAAACACATATTCTGCGAAGACTGCGTATCAGAATG GTTTGAGCGAGAAAGAACGTGCCCGTTGTGCCGGGCCTTGGTAAAACCAGCCGATATCAAATCTTATGGTGATGGATCAACCAGTTTGTTTTTGCAGCTATTTTAA